The proteins below are encoded in one region of Limnohabitans sp. 63ED37-2:
- a CDS encoding c-type cytochrome, translating to MPSNAPWPIRVLATAALVLSTGWLAWPVLAQPAQPGRAVANAQIKAPERAALCMACHGPQGVSPTPNIPSLAAQPKTYLENKLVLIREGLREIPAMKGTLDGVPDTELTALAQYFSAQVAPPVATAKPDAQSFQRGQALAKSALCGTCHLPDHRGRDQVPRLASQHETYLRNVMQEYRDNPGPGRDTVMAAALYGITDAQLKDLAHFFARSP from the coding sequence ATGCCAAGTAATGCCCCATGGCCCATCAGGGTGCTGGCAACAGCCGCCCTGGTTTTGAGCACGGGCTGGCTGGCCTGGCCTGTGCTCGCGCAACCCGCGCAGCCAGGCCGAGCCGTGGCCAATGCCCAGATCAAGGCGCCTGAACGCGCCGCCCTGTGCATGGCCTGCCACGGCCCACAGGGGGTTTCGCCAACCCCCAACATTCCGTCTTTGGCCGCGCAGCCCAAAACCTATCTGGAAAACAAACTGGTCCTGATCCGCGAAGGCTTGCGAGAGATCCCCGCCATGAAAGGCACCCTGGACGGCGTGCCCGACACCGAATTGACCGCTTTGGCCCAGTATTTTTCTGCCCAAGTTGCTCCCCCAGTCGCCACGGCCAAGCCAGACGCGCAAAGCTTTCAACGCGGCCAAGCGCTGGCCAAAAGTGCGCTGTGTGGCACTTGCCACTTGCCCGACCACCGGGGGCGCGACCAAGTGCCCCGCCTGGCCAGCCAGCACGAAACCTACTTGCGCAACGTGATGCAGGAATACCGTGACAACCCCGGCCCTGGCCGCGACACCGTCATGGCCGCTGCGCTCTACGGCATCACCGACGCACAGCTCAAGGACCTGGCGCACTTTTTTGCGCGAAGCCCCTGA
- the htpG gene encoding molecular chaperone HtpG, which translates to MSKQTHAFQAEVAQLLHLVTHSLYSNQEIFLRELISNASDACDKLRFEALNNNGLYEDAPDLQVRLSFDKTAKTLTITDNGIGMTAQEAIDHLGTIAKSGTKDFMSKLSGDQKSDAQLIGQFGVGFYSGFIVAEKITVETRRAGAAAAEGVRWISGGTGDFEVETITRAERGTSVILHLREEALEYANTWKLKEIVGKYSDHISLPILMEKEEWKDGELIDPNDENGGRKPGGMVKTGEWETINKASALWTRPKKDITDEQYADFYKQISRDFEAPLTWTHNRVEGSTEYTQLLYIPGKAPHDLWNRDKKAGIKLYVKRVFIMDEAEALMPSYLRFVKGVVDSADLPLNVSRELLQESRDVKAIREGCTKRVLSMLEDLAKHDKAPEASADVTDVLSEEDKAKLGQYSKFYAEFGAVLKEGLGEDFANKDRLSKLLRFASTTSDTVSVSFADYKARMKEGQDAIYYITADTLAAAKNSPQLEVFKKKGIEVLLMTDRVDEWALNFVHEVDGTPLQSVAKGAFDLGKLQDEEEKKAAEDAAETFKPVLAKLKEALKDKAEDVRVTSRLVDSPACLVVTDDGMSMQLARMLKQAGQSAPEVKPVLEVNPEHALVKKLDGSVHFHDLAHILFDQALLAEGGLPEDPAAYVKRVNALLS; encoded by the coding sequence ATGAGCAAACAAACCCATGCCTTTCAGGCCGAAGTCGCACAACTGCTGCACCTGGTCACCCACTCGCTGTACTCCAACCAAGAGATTTTTCTGCGCGAGCTGATCTCGAATGCCTCAGACGCCTGCGACAAGCTGCGCTTTGAGGCGCTGAACAACAACGGCCTGTACGAAGACGCGCCCGACTTGCAAGTGCGCCTGTCCTTCGACAAAACCGCCAAGACGCTGACCATCACCGACAACGGCATCGGCATGACTGCGCAAGAAGCCATTGACCACCTGGGCACTATCGCCAAAAGCGGCACCAAAGACTTCATGAGCAAGCTGAGCGGCGACCAGAAGTCGGACGCGCAGCTGATCGGCCAGTTCGGCGTGGGCTTCTATTCGGGCTTCATCGTCGCCGAGAAAATCACCGTCGAAACCCGCCGTGCAGGCGCGGCAGCAGCCGAAGGCGTGCGCTGGATCAGCGGCGGCACGGGCGACTTTGAGGTGGAGACCATCACCCGCGCCGAGCGCGGCACCAGCGTGATCCTGCACCTGCGCGAAGAAGCGCTGGAGTACGCCAACACCTGGAAGCTCAAGGAAATCGTCGGCAAATACTCCGACCACATCAGCCTGCCCATCTTGATGGAAAAGGAAGAGTGGAAAGACGGCGAGCTGATCGACCCCAACGACGAAAACGGTGGCCGCAAACCCGGCGGCATGGTCAAGACTGGCGAGTGGGAAACCATCAACAAGGCCAGCGCCTTGTGGACCCGCCCCAAGAAAGACATTACGGACGAGCAGTACGCCGACTTCTACAAACAGATCAGCCGCGACTTTGAAGCGCCACTGACCTGGACGCACAACCGTGTGGAAGGCAGCACCGAATACACCCAGCTGCTCTACATCCCTGGCAAAGCCCCGCACGACCTGTGGAACCGCGACAAGAAGGCGGGCATCAAACTCTATGTGAAGCGCGTGTTCATCATGGACGAAGCCGAAGCGCTGATGCCCAGCTACCTGCGCTTTGTCAAAGGCGTGGTGGACTCGGCCGACCTGCCGCTGAACGTGAGCCGCGAGCTGCTGCAAGAAAGCCGCGATGTGAAAGCCATCCGCGAAGGTTGCACCAAACGCGTGTTGTCGATGCTGGAAGACTTGGCTAAGCACGACAAAGCCCCCGAGGCTTCTGCCGATGTCACTGATGTTTTGAGTGAAGAAGATAAAGCCAAACTCGGCCAGTATTCCAAGTTCTACGCCGAGTTTGGCGCGGTGCTCAAAGAAGGCCTGGGCGAAGACTTTGCCAACAAAGACCGCTTGTCCAAGCTGCTGCGTTTCGCGTCCACCACCAGCGACACCGTGAGCGTCAGCTTTGCCGACTACAAAGCCCGCATGAAAGAAGGCCAAGACGCCATCTATTACATCACCGCCGACACGCTGGCGGCAGCCAAGAACAGCCCGCAACTCGAAGTCTTCAAGAAAAAAGGCATCGAAGTCTTGCTGATGACCGACCGCGTGGACGAGTGGGCGCTGAACTTTGTGCACGAGGTCGACGGCACCCCGCTGCAAAGCGTGGCCAAGGGTGCGTTTGATTTGGGCAAGCTGCAAGACGAAGAAGAGAAGAAAGCCGCCGAAGACGCCGCCGAAACCTTCAAGCCCGTGCTGGCCAAACTGAAAGAAGCCCTGAAAGACAAAGCCGAAGACGTGCGCGTGACCAGCCGCCTGGTCGACAGCCCCGCCTGCCTGGTGGTGACCGACGACGGCATGAGCATGCAACTGGCCCGCATGCTCAAGCAAGCCGGGCAAAGCGCCCCTGAAGTCAAGCCCGTGCTCGAAGTCAACCCCGAACACGCGCTGGTCAAAAAGCTCGACGGCTCGGTCCACTTCCACGACCTGGCCCACATCCTCTTTGACCAAGCCCTGCTGGCCGAAGGCGGCCTGCCCGAAGACCCTGCGGCTTATGTGAAGCGGGTCAATGCGCTGCTGAGCTGA
- a CDS encoding PQQ-dependent sugar dehydrogenase: MFKKIAVCAAVLTLGIGQTMAQTAAPAAPPPAWKQGMPAEMANSTLAPLAGKLTVTPAADIPLNKIKLPPGFKVEIWSTGTPGIRAMSRGESGKIYAGTRGLGRVYEISDNGKERTSRVLVDKLNQPAVTMHKGSLYVMGIDKVLRYDGIEANPNAQPVDMTAAFQLPPLQHHNWKYLSFGPDGKLYVPFGAPCNICEPGAEYAQIRRYNADGSGMEVVAKGVRNTVGFDWHPVTKELWFSDHGRDWMGDDGPEDELNRMPKTGLNFGFPYCHANGVADRDIKKDKPCDGVTLPVTTMGPHAAVMGVHFYTGNMFPAEYKNALFVARKGSWNRTKKFGFDVAMVKTDSEGKAAQVTSFMSGFKDDSDNSFWGRPTYMLQMPDGALLVSDEQLGAIYRISYAK, encoded by the coding sequence ATGTTCAAGAAAATTGCAGTCTGCGCCGCCGTTTTGACACTCGGCATCGGGCAAACCATGGCCCAAACAGCCGCCCCCGCCGCGCCACCTCCAGCCTGGAAGCAAGGCATGCCTGCCGAGATGGCCAACTCCACATTGGCCCCCCTGGCCGGCAAGCTGACGGTCACTCCCGCAGCGGACATTCCGCTGAACAAAATCAAACTGCCACCAGGCTTCAAGGTGGAGATTTGGTCGACCGGTACCCCAGGCATTCGCGCGATGAGCCGCGGTGAGAGCGGCAAAATTTATGCGGGCACACGCGGCTTGGGCCGTGTTTATGAAATCAGCGACAACGGCAAAGAGCGCACCAGCCGCGTGTTGGTCGACAAACTCAACCAACCCGCCGTCACGATGCACAAAGGCTCTTTGTACGTCATGGGCATCGACAAAGTGCTGCGCTATGACGGCATCGAAGCCAACCCCAACGCGCAGCCGGTGGACATGACCGCCGCCTTCCAGCTGCCACCCCTGCAACACCACAACTGGAAATACCTGAGCTTTGGCCCTGACGGCAAGTTGTACGTTCCTTTTGGTGCACCTTGCAACATCTGCGAACCCGGTGCTGAATACGCACAAATTCGCCGCTACAACGCCGATGGCTCGGGCATGGAAGTCGTCGCTAAGGGCGTGCGCAACACCGTGGGTTTTGACTGGCACCCCGTGACCAAAGAGCTGTGGTTCAGCGACCACGGCCGTGACTGGATGGGCGATGACGGCCCAGAAGACGAACTCAACCGCATGCCCAAAACCGGCTTGAACTTCGGCTTCCCCTATTGCCATGCCAACGGTGTGGCCGATCGCGACATCAAAAAAGACAAGCCCTGTGATGGCGTGACCTTGCCCGTGACCACCATGGGCCCCCACGCTGCGGTGATGGGTGTGCATTTCTACACCGGCAACATGTTCCCCGCCGAGTACAAAAATGCGCTGTTCGTGGCCCGCAAAGGCTCTTGGAATCGCACTAAAAAATTCGGCTTTGACGTGGCCATGGTCAAAACCGACTCCGAAGGCAAAGCCGCACAGGTCACCTCTTTCATGAGCGGTTTCAAAGACGACAGCGACAACAGCTTCTGGGGCCGCCCCACTTACATGCTGCAAATGCCCGATGGCGCCCTGCTCGTTTCTGACGAGCAATTGGGTGCCATCTACCGCATCTCGTATGCCAAGTAA
- a CDS encoding pseudouridine synthase, protein MTQPPAFKRAPRPEGKGDTAAPSGTSRLNKRMAELRMCSRREADAWIEQGWVMVNGLPATMGQQVTLSDRITIDKAAEQQQDRQVTILLHKPMGYVSGQAEDGHEPAITLINPRSHWGGDPSKLRFTPPHLRNLAPAGRLDIDSTGLLVLTQDGRVARQLIGEDSEMEKEYLVRVAYTGHENTAAAAAASATYGGKANQLTTIGDFDRVSANVQAVFPKAQLERLRHGLSLDGKPLKPAKVDWQNPEQLRFVLTEGKKRQIRRMCEQVGLKVVGLKRIRMGNVQLGQMPAGTWRYLGPNESF, encoded by the coding sequence ATGACCCAGCCCCCCGCTTTCAAACGCGCCCCCCGCCCCGAAGGCAAAGGCGACACTGCTGCACCCAGCGGCACCTCGCGCCTGAACAAACGCATGGCCGAGCTGCGCATGTGCTCGCGCCGCGAAGCCGATGCCTGGATCGAACAAGGCTGGGTGATGGTCAACGGCCTGCCTGCCACCATGGGACAACAAGTCACGCTGTCTGACCGCATCACCATCGACAAAGCCGCCGAGCAACAACAAGACCGGCAAGTGACTATTCTTTTGCACAAGCCCATGGGCTATGTGAGCGGCCAGGCCGAAGACGGGCACGAACCCGCCATCACCCTGATCAACCCCCGCAGCCACTGGGGCGGCGACCCGTCCAAACTGCGCTTCACGCCCCCGCACCTGCGCAACCTGGCCCCCGCCGGGCGCCTCGACATCGACTCCACCGGCCTGCTGGTGCTGACGCAAGACGGCCGCGTGGCGCGTCAGCTGATCGGCGAAGACTCCGAGATGGAAAAAGAGTACTTGGTGCGCGTGGCCTACACCGGCCACGAGAACACCGCCGCAGCAGCCGCCGCATCGGCCACCTATGGCGGCAAGGCCAACCAGCTCACCACCATTGGCGACTTCGACCGCGTGAGCGCCAACGTTCAAGCCGTCTTCCCCAAAGCACAACTGGAGCGCCTGCGCCACGGCCTGAGCCTGGACGGCAAACCCCTCAAACCCGCCAAGGTGGATTGGCAAAACCCCGAGCAACTGCGCTTTGTGTTGACCGAAGGCAAAAAGCGCCAGATCCGTCGCATGTGCGAGCAAGTGGGCCTGAAAGTCGTGGGCCTCAAACGCATCCGCATGGGCAATGTGCAACTGGGCCAAATGCCTGCAGGCACTTGGCGGTATTTGGGGCCGAACGAATCGTTTTGA
- a CDS encoding ABC transporter substrate-binding protein: MAMKFTATLFAAAALYASAASAQTGSLNAICSTDQSWCEMAAKEFTKATGITVNQTRKATGEALAQLRAEAANPKTDIWWGGTGDPFLQAAEIGLLAPYRPDYLNDLHGWSVRQYAMSQNMVGGFYTSAIGFGWNTELLKKKKLPEPKCWADVIKPIYKGEVEISHPASSGTAYTILAGLVQLMGEDAAFEYMKALHKNVTQYTRSGTAQAPNVAKGEVAVGISFIFGFDGWRHNKYPVATVAPCEGTSYEIGGIAMVKGARNAANAKRYYGWLMSPAGQSIGAKADSLQSPANKTFKADPRIPSMDSVRLIKYDFEKYGKSAERRRLLERWNKEVGSLSK; this comes from the coding sequence ATGGCCATGAAGTTCACCGCCACCTTGTTCGCCGCTGCCGCTTTGTACGCCAGCGCCGCCTCAGCCCAAACCGGCAGCCTCAACGCGATTTGCAGCACCGACCAAAGCTGGTGCGAAATGGCCGCCAAAGAATTCACCAAAGCCACGGGCATCACCGTCAACCAAACCCGCAAAGCCACCGGCGAAGCCCTGGCCCAATTGCGTGCCGAAGCGGCCAACCCCAAAACCGACATCTGGTGGGGCGGCACGGGTGACCCGTTTTTGCAAGCCGCCGAAATCGGCCTGCTGGCACCGTATCGGCCCGACTACCTGAACGACCTGCACGGCTGGAGCGTGCGCCAATACGCCATGTCTCAAAACATGGTGGGGGGCTTCTACACCAGCGCCATCGGCTTTGGCTGGAACACCGAGCTGCTCAAGAAAAAGAAACTGCCCGAGCCCAAATGCTGGGCCGATGTGATCAAGCCCATTTACAAAGGCGAGGTCGAAATTTCGCACCCCGCATCGAGCGGCACGGCCTACACCATCCTGGCCGGACTGGTGCAGCTGATGGGCGAAGACGCGGCCTTTGAATACATGAAAGCCCTGCACAAAAACGTGACGCAATACACCCGCAGCGGCACCGCCCAAGCGCCCAATGTGGCCAAAGGTGAAGTGGCGGTGGGCATCAGCTTCATCTTTGGTTTTGACGGCTGGCGGCACAACAAATACCCGGTGGCCACCGTGGCCCCCTGCGAAGGCACCAGCTACGAAATCGGCGGCATCGCCATGGTCAAAGGCGCACGCAATGCGGCCAACGCAAAACGCTATTACGGCTGGCTTATGAGCCCCGCAGGCCAGAGCATCGGCGCCAAAGCCGACAGCCTCCAAAGCCCGGCCAACAAAACCTTCAAAGCCGATCCACGCATCCCGTCCATGGACAGCGTGCGCCTGATCAAATACGACTTTGAAAAGTACGGCAAATCGGCCGAGCGCCGCCGACTGCTGGAGAGGTGGAACAAGGAAGTGGGCAGTTTGTCCAAATAA